The genomic window CAAGTTGAAACTAGTGCAAAAGTTGTGGAaactgaatttaaattaaaatcagaatCAACAGATTTGAAAACTAAATCGAAGAAAAATAAGCGAAAATCGAACGTTAGTGAAACAAACGTTGAGGATCAAAGTCATGAAGAAAATGAAACTGAATTAAAATTAGAGTCAACAGATTTGAAAACTAAATCGAAGAAAAAGAAGCGAAAATTGAACGATAGTGAAACAAATGTTGAAGTCGAAAGTCATGAAGAAAATGAAACACAAGTCAAAcgtaaaaagaaaaagaataaaacaGATGGGATCGAAGAAACTAGGGAAGAAACTTCCGTGGATGAAGATAAAACGGATTCAAatccaataaaaagtaaaaaacgtaaaaaaattgaagcggAAACAGAATCCGTAGAAAATGAGATTCAAGATCAAAATCAAACCGAAACTAATGAAGGTAAATCGAAAATTGATCCAGAAAAACAAGCAGCAATAAATAATCGAACAATATTCGTTGGTAATTGGCCCTTAAAgaaggaaaaaaaacatttgaagcgattttttaaaaagtacggTACAATCGAAACGGTACGATTTCGTAGTGTTCCCGTGGGTGATATACGAATTCCGAAAAAAGTCACAGCTATTACAAAACAATTTCATCCGGATCGAACATCAACGAATGCTTATGTACAGTTTGCGGATGAAGCTTCAGCAAAACGTGCTTTAGCTGCGAATGGTTCGTGTGTGGACGAAGACGAAGCGAAACATCATTTACGTGTAACTTTATCGACCACAAATGGGGATCATGATCCAAAGAAAGCGATCTTTTTGGGAAATGTTCACTTtcgtaagtaatttttatttcgttgcTTATTATTCAGCGCCTACGATTACTCCCAATGGGTGTTTACAGGAATGGGGGTTTTATCTCGGGTTCAACCTCCCCCCCTGGCATCTGGTAGGTATTTTTGCTCGTTGAATACGATTCTGATGTCAGATTACATGGATTCTGTGACGTATTCCAAAAATCATGccttttttggtataa from Chrysoperla carnea chromosome 2, inChrCarn1.1, whole genome shotgun sequence includes these protein-coding regions:
- the LOC123294150 gene encoding RNA-binding protein 34 — its product is MVSRQYKFGDLSLLLSDKQVETSAKVVETEFKLKSESTDLKTKSKKNKRKSNVSETNVEDQSHEENETELKLESTDLKTKSKKKKRKLNDSETNVEVESHEENETQVKRKKKKNKTDGIEETREETSVDEDKTDSNPIKSKKRKKIEAETESVENEIQDQNQTETNEGKSKIDPEKQAAINNRTIFVGNWPLKKEKKHLKRFFKKYGTIETVRFRSVPVGDIRIPKKVTAITKQFHPDRTSTNAYVQFADEASAKRALAANGSCVDEDEAKHHLRVTLSTTNGDHDPKKAIFLGNVHFQAEEDDLWKIFGDCGEIESVKIIRDQKTNLSKGMGYVNFKSTDGVELALKMDEVNIKDRPLRIKRVQVKPVKKVKKEKKQKMSLKHPVSNSTAYEMRKGKKKLKPFQGVKYTQKLKKGLKKKTSVKRLQKKKPVKK